In Cloacibacterium caeni, a single window of DNA contains:
- a CDS encoding branched-chain amino acid transaminase gives MYFNNETVLYLDGKFVKATESTTDLYGQTLHYGYGAFEGIRSYETEHGTKVFKAEEHYERLKKSCELVKIPFDYTVQELVEATYELLEKNNLKNAYIRPLVYCAPNMSLTKPTSVSLMIAVWDWGAYLGEKLLRLTVSSYCRPHPKSIHIKAKICGHYVNSILATTEAKDKGFDEALLLDSDGFLAEGPGANLFFEKDGKLFTPQLGNILPGITRSTVLELAEQLGLEVQQGNFTKEDLLQADSAFYCGTAAEVVGIASVDDYQFPKNWNDSLGKKLQNAYSLLVREPLKQNHFN, from the coding sequence ATGTATTTCAACAACGAAACAGTCCTTTATCTGGACGGAAAATTTGTAAAGGCCACCGAATCTACAACCGATCTGTATGGTCAAACCCTTCATTATGGTTATGGTGCTTTTGAAGGTATCCGTTCTTATGAAACAGAACACGGAACCAAGGTTTTTAAAGCCGAAGAACATTACGAACGCTTAAAAAAATCCTGCGAACTGGTGAAAATTCCTTTCGATTATACGGTGCAAGAATTAGTTGAAGCCACCTACGAATTGCTGGAAAAAAATAATTTAAAAAATGCCTACATCCGACCATTGGTGTATTGCGCCCCAAATATGAGTTTGACAAAACCTACGAGCGTTTCGCTGATGATTGCTGTGTGGGATTGGGGAGCTTATTTAGGTGAAAAATTATTGCGGTTAACAGTTTCTTCCTATTGTCGTCCGCATCCAAAATCCATCCATATCAAAGCAAAAATCTGCGGTCATTATGTCAATTCTATCTTGGCAACTACCGAAGCAAAAGATAAAGGATTTGATGAAGCCTTGCTGTTGGATAGCGATGGTTTCTTGGCCGAAGGTCCGGGAGCGAATTTATTTTTTGAAAAAGATGGAAAATTATTCACGCCCCAACTGGGAAATATCCTTCCGGGAATCACCAGATCTACGGTTTTGGAATTAGCCGAACAATTAGGCTTGGAAGTACAGCAAGGAAATTTTACTAAAGAAGATTTATTACAAGCCGACAGCGCATTTTACTGCGGAACAGCTGCCGAAGTGGTGGGAATAGCATCGGTAGATGATTATCAATTTCCTAAGAACTGGAACGATTCCTTGGGTAAAAAACTTCAAAACGCCTATTCACTTTTGGTAAGAGAACCATTAAAACAAAACCATTTCAACTAA
- a CDS encoding IS3 family transposase: MKERKPNLGLSKICRLFGVTRQAYYQYFERNIDTELEHELIIAEVLKIRRQNPRIGTRKLYVMLECFMHEHQIKMGRDALFNLLSVNNLLIRRRKRLIKTTQSHHWLKKYPNLIKGFSASRANELFVSDITYWKTKNKVLYIHLVTDAYSRKIVGHCLSQTLEAEHSVKALQMALSAFEGAESHLPITHHSDRGAQYCSQKYVNLLQDYNIQISMTENGDPLENAIAERVNGILKEEYLNNYEVENYSQAKELLDAVIRIYNNERPHMSIGYITPEKVHSKELKKGDCKWKNYYKKKEVVNIF, from the coding sequence ATGAAAGAGCGTAAACCTAACTTAGGATTAAGCAAAATATGCCGATTGTTTGGTGTAACAAGACAGGCATATTACCAATATTTTGAGCGGAATATTGACACAGAATTAGAACATGAATTGATTATAGCAGAAGTTCTTAAAATAAGAAGACAGAACCCAAGAATAGGAACTAGAAAGCTTTATGTTATGTTGGAATGTTTTATGCATGAGCATCAAATCAAAATGGGAAGAGATGCCTTATTTAATTTATTATCTGTAAATAATTTGTTGATTAGACGCAGAAAAAGGTTAATAAAAACAACGCAATCTCATCATTGGTTAAAAAAATATCCAAATCTAATAAAAGGATTTTCCGCTTCTAGAGCTAATGAATTGTTTGTGAGTGATATAACGTATTGGAAAACAAAAAATAAGGTACTTTATATTCATTTAGTAACAGACGCTTACAGTAGGAAAATAGTTGGACATTGTTTGTCTCAAACACTGGAAGCAGAGCATAGTGTAAAAGCATTACAAATGGCTCTCTCTGCCTTTGAAGGGGCAGAGAGCCATTTGCCCATAACGCATCATTCAGACAGAGGAGCACAGTATTGTAGCCAAAAATATGTAAACCTATTACAGGATTATAATATACAAATTAGCATGACGGAGAATGGTGACCCTCTTGAAAATGCTATTGCAGAACGTGTAAATGGAATTTTAAAAGAAGAATATTTAAACAATTATGAGGTTGAAAACTATAGTCAAGCAAAAGAATTACTAGATGCTGTAATTAGAATTTATAACAATGAAAGACCTCATATGAGCATTGGATATATAACTCCAGAAAAAGTTCACTCAAAGGAACTTAAAAAGGGAGATTGTAAATGGAAAAATTATTACAAAAAAAAGGAGGTTGTAAATATATTTTAG
- a CDS encoding tetratricopeptide repeat-containing sensor histidine kinase: MKINSTLSSNFSTPESSSNLLKNQFAMICRCMMFFCLTLGFASGLKAQNLSEVISNLKSELSKNPDDKKRASIYSDLTWYYASVSVDSALSYGKKAIAATEKLQDSVMLAQVYSDLGAVHFRNNDFKNSEKNYLKSYQIRKRQKNAAGIAKLNNNLASVYQSSFQYNKAMKMYLEALKYFDAKGDVRNSNITKANIGLLFVDLKDNRNAIKYITEAINYFESQERSVEIENKLCENYLNLGKAFQMQKNYSEAEKQYQKSAEICNKIGNKQGISFANRNLANLYIIQQKDSLAQVNLQVSQEVREEFNSKLDQESNSIDVAQSLIVKGKYQDAKRMLLKILPTFEKEKSKENQLSTYKLLTNVYHNTAQPDSAEFYFEKYIALDNELVNTNVISNTTELEKKYQTLKKDSEILQQKSKIFKRNVAISSLAALLLFGFVFYRNRQHRQKVEHQKAILHQQDLATKAVITAEDNERKRMATHLHDGVGQLLMAANMNVSVLNEYKDNPENFKNITQKISNILSDAIADVRTLSHQMMPNMLIKNSLANALRDLIEKTSTPKLAVNLQIEGLETEVDQNIQVTLYRIIQECINNTVKHSGADKIDISVIQSYKKITTEIKDNGKGFNPLKITENKDGIGLQNMKARIEMLKGKMRIDSAADRGTQVFIEIPIV; this comes from the coding sequence ATGAAAATAAATTCTACTCTTTCTTCTAATTTTTCTACACCAGAATCATCTTCTAATTTGTTGAAAAATCAGTTTGCGATGATTTGTAGATGTATGATGTTTTTTTGTTTGACTTTAGGTTTTGCTTCCGGTTTGAAGGCGCAAAACTTATCTGAAGTCATCAGCAATTTAAAATCCGAACTCAGTAAAAATCCCGACGATAAAAAACGGGCGTCCATTTACTCCGATCTTACTTGGTATTACGCCAGTGTTTCGGTGGATTCTGCGCTTAGTTACGGGAAAAAAGCCATTGCGGCAACGGAAAAACTTCAAGATTCTGTTATGTTGGCACAGGTTTACAGCGACTTGGGAGCGGTTCATTTTCGAAATAATGATTTCAAAAATTCAGAAAAAAATTATCTGAAATCTTATCAAATCCGCAAAAGGCAAAAGAACGCCGCAGGAATTGCAAAGCTCAATAATAATCTGGCTTCGGTATATCAAAGTAGCTTTCAGTACAACAAAGCAATGAAAATGTATTTGGAAGCTTTGAAATATTTTGATGCGAAAGGAGATGTGCGAAATTCCAACATCACGAAGGCAAATATCGGACTGTTGTTTGTGGATTTAAAAGACAATCGCAATGCAATCAAATACATCACAGAAGCGATCAACTATTTTGAATCGCAGGAAAGAAGCGTGGAAATAGAGAATAAACTCTGCGAAAATTACCTCAACTTGGGAAAGGCATTTCAGATGCAGAAAAATTATTCCGAAGCGGAAAAACAGTATCAAAAGAGTGCAGAAATTTGTAATAAAATCGGGAATAAACAGGGGATTTCATTTGCCAACAGAAACTTGGCAAACCTGTACATAATTCAACAAAAAGATTCTTTGGCCCAAGTAAATCTGCAGGTTTCACAGGAAGTTCGTGAAGAATTCAATTCTAAACTTGATCAGGAAAGCAACAGCATTGATGTGGCGCAAAGCTTAATTGTAAAAGGCAAATACCAAGATGCTAAACGAATGCTTTTAAAGATTTTGCCAACTTTCGAAAAAGAAAAATCTAAAGAAAATCAGCTTTCTACCTACAAACTCCTTACGAATGTTTATCATAACACCGCGCAACCGGACAGTGCAGAATTTTATTTTGAAAAATACATCGCATTAGATAATGAATTGGTGAATACCAACGTAATTTCTAATACAACAGAACTCGAAAAAAAGTACCAGACATTGAAGAAAGATTCCGAAATTCTTCAGCAAAAATCTAAAATATTTAAAAGAAATGTTGCGATTTCTTCGTTGGCCGCTTTGCTTCTTTTTGGTTTCGTTTTTTACAGAAACCGTCAACATCGCCAGAAAGTGGAGCATCAAAAAGCCATTCTCCATCAGCAAGATTTGGCTACAAAAGCAGTAATAACAGCCGAAGACAACGAGCGGAAACGGATGGCAACACACCTGCACGATGGAGTGGGACAACTTTTAATGGCAGCCAATATGAATGTGAGTGTCTTGAATGAATACAAAGACAATCCTGAAAATTTTAAAAACATCACTCAGAAAATATCGAATATTCTGTCTGATGCGATTGCGGATGTTCGTACGCTTTCTCATCAGATGATGCCGAATATGTTGATTAAAAACTCTTTGGCGAATGCCTTGAGAGACCTCATCGAGAAAACATCTACGCCGAAACTCGCTGTAAATCTGCAAATTGAAGGCCTTGAGACCGAAGTCGATCAAAATATTCAGGTGACGCTCTACAGGATTATTCAGGAATGCATCAACAATACGGTTAAACATTCGGGAGCCGATAAAATCGATATTTCTGTGATACAGTCCTATAAAAAAATTACCACAGAGATTAAAGACAATGGTAAAGGTTTCAATCCTTTAAAAATAACGGAAAATAAAGATGGAATAGGCCTGCAAAATATGAAAGCAAGGATTGAAATGCTGAAAGGAAAAATGCGAATTGACAGCGCTGCAGATCGCGGTACACAAGTCTTTATAGAAATACCAATCGTCTAA
- a CDS encoding transposase: MEALPISPFEYSSGSSIRGRNRVNPLADKKMKSLLHLLALTSIRHDPEHKLYYERKKEEGKHSLLALNNVKCKLVSRIFAVIKREKPYVKTHQFAN, encoded by the coding sequence TTGGAAGCTTTACCAATTTCACCATTTGAATACAGCTCTGGAAGCAGTATCAGAGGCAGAAATAGGGTAAATCCTTTGGCAGACAAAAAGATGAAATCTTTGCTTCATCTTCTAGCCTTAACCTCCATTCGGCACGATCCTGAACACAAATTATACTACGAACGAAAAAAAGAAGAAGGAAAACACAGTTTATTAGCCTTAAACAACGTAAAATGCAAACTGGTAAGCCGCATTTTTGCAGTCATCAAACGAGAAAAGCCCTATGTAAAAACCCATCAATTTGCCAATTGA